One stretch of Thalassophryne amazonica chromosome 19, fThaAma1.1, whole genome shotgun sequence DNA includes these proteins:
- the yy1a gene encoding transcriptional repressor protein YY1a: protein MATEETLYIETDDSEMPTEIVELHEIEVETIETTVVGEDGEQQAMIALQPLDHPQHQEVILVQTREEVVGEDDSDLHADDGFEDQILIPVPAVEEDYMEQTLVTVSGKAGRSRKAGSGKKATKKSYLSGKWEQKQVQIKTLEGEFSVTMWASDDKKDIDHEEQITGENSPPDYSEYMTGKKLPPGGIPGIDLSDPKQLAEFARMKPRKLKEDDAPRTIACPHKGCTKMFRDNSAMRKHLHTHGPRVHVCAECGKAFVESSKLKRHQLVHTGEKPFQCTFEGCGKRFSLDFNLRTHVRIHTGDRPYVCPFDGCNKKFAQSTNLKSHILTHAKAKNNQ, encoded by the exons ATGGCGACCGAGGAGACACTGTACATAGAAACGGACGACTCAGAAATGCCGACGGAAATAGTAGAACTGCACGAAATCGAAGTGGAGACGATCGAGACGACAGTTGTGGGAGAAGACGGAGAACAGCAGGCGATGATCGCCTTACAGCCGCTCGACCACCCGCAGCACCAGGAGGTGATCCTGGTCCAGACCCGGGAGGAGGTTGTGGGGGAAGACGACTCCGACCTGCATGCGGACGATGGGTTCGAGGACCAGATCCTGATCCCGGTGCCCGCCGTGGAGGAGGACTACATGGAACAGACTCTGGTTACGGTGTCCGGGAAAGCGGGCCGGTCCAGGAAGGCTGGCAGCGGGAAGAAAGCGACCAAGAAGAGCTACCTGAGCGGGAAGTGGGAGCAGAAGCAGGTCCAGATCAAGACTCTGGAGGGAGAGTTCTCGGTGACTATGTGGGCATCCG ATGACAAGAAGGACATAGACCACGAAGAGCAAATCACAGGCGAGAACTCTCCTCCAGATTACTCAGAATACATGACGGGGAAGAAGCTTCCTCCTGGAGGCATCCCAGGCATCGACCTGTCTGACCCCAAACAACTGGCAGAGTTTGCACG AATGAAACCAAGAAAATTAAAAGAAGATGACGCACCAAGGACGATAGCCTGTCCGCACAAA GGCTGTACCAAAATGTTTAGAGACAACTCGGCGATGAGAAAGCACCTGCACACCCACGGGCCTCGTGTGCACGTCTGCGCCGAGTGCGGCAAAGCTTTTGTGGAGAGTTCAAAACTGAAGAGGCATCAACTTgtacacacaggagagaaaccttTCCAG TGCACGTTTGAGGGCTGCGGAAAAAGGTTTTCGCTGGACTTTAACTTGCGCACGCATGTGCGTATTCACACTGGAGACCGCCCGTATGTCTGCCCCTTTGACGGCTGCAACAAGAAATTTGCCCAGTCAACCAACCTGAAGTCTCACATCCTCACACACGCCAAAGCTAAAAACAACCAGTGA